The Astatotilapia calliptera chromosome 14, fAstCal1.2, whole genome shotgun sequence genome includes a region encoding these proteins:
- the calm3a gene encoding calmodulin 3a (phosphorylase kinase, delta) isoform X1, with translation MADQLTEEQIAEFKEAFSLFDKDGDGTITTKELGTVMRSLGQNPTEAELQDMINEVDADGNGTIDFPEFLTMMARKMKDTDSEEEIREAFRVFDKDGNGYISAAELRHVMTNLGEKLTDEEVDEMIREADIDGDGQVNYEEFVQMMTAK, from the exons GCTGATCAGCTGACTGAGGAGCAGATTGCTG AGTTCAAGGAGGCATTCTCACTGTTTGATAAGGATGGCGATGGTACAATTACTACCAAAGAGCTCGGGACTGTCATGCGCTCTTTGGGACAGAATCCTACAGAGGCTGAGCTGCAGGACATGATCAATGAAGTAGATGCTGATG gtAATGGTACAATTGACTTTCCTGAGTTTCTGACAATGATGGCCAGGAAGATGAAAGATACAGACAGTGAGGAGGAGATCAGAGAAGCCTTCAGAGTCTTTGACAAG GATGGTAACGGGTACATCAGTGCAGCAGAGCTTCGGCACGTCATGACCAACCTGGGTGAGAAGCTCACTGATGAGGAGGTGGACGAGATGATACGCGAGGCCGACATTGATGGAGATGGTCAGGTCAACTACGAGG AGTTTGTCCAGATGATGACAGCCAAGTGA
- the calm3a gene encoding calmodulin 3a (phosphorylase kinase, delta) isoform X2 — protein MRSLGQNPTEAELQDMINEVDADGNGTIDFPEFLTMMARKMKDTDSEEEIREAFRVFDKDGNGYISAAELRHVMTNLGEKLTDEEVDEMIREADIDGDGQVNYEEFVQMMTAK, from the exons ATGCGCTCTTTGGGACAGAATCCTACAGAGGCTGAGCTGCAGGACATGATCAATGAAGTAGATGCTGATG gtAATGGTACAATTGACTTTCCTGAGTTTCTGACAATGATGGCCAGGAAGATGAAAGATACAGACAGTGAGGAGGAGATCAGAGAAGCCTTCAGAGTCTTTGACAAG GATGGTAACGGGTACATCAGTGCAGCAGAGCTTCGGCACGTCATGACCAACCTGGGTGAGAAGCTCACTGATGAGGAGGTGGACGAGATGATACGCGAGGCCGACATTGATGGAGATGGTCAGGTCAACTACGAGG AGTTTGTCCAGATGATGACAGCCAAGTGA